The segment GAACGTGGTTCACGGGTAGGCTGATTACACTACTATTGATTGAAACATTCTATCTATCACCTATTCTTGATGTCAAAACAGATCGTATAATTTCTAACAGCATTGCTCATCCCAATATATTTCATTGCTTATATATTGGTACTAATATGCTAAAAATAATTATTGCTTTAACGGGAGCCTTTTGGCTCATGAATGAGAGAGCTAAATGAAGGAAAATATAATCACTGAAAAGAATATACGCAAGCTTGTAGACGATTTTTATAGCAAAGTACGTGCAGATAAAGCGCTTGGCTCCATTTTTATTAAAGCAATTGGAAATGATCTCAATGAATGGGAACCACATCTTCAAAAATTATGTGATTTTTGGTCTTCCATTATGCTAGGAAGCAAACGCTATCACGGCAGTCCTTTTCAAAAACATCTAATGCTTCCTGCCTTTGATAAAGCCTTATTTGAGCGTTGGCTGATGTTATTTGAAGAAACAACCCAAGAGATCTACACCGAAGAAATAGTCAATCAATACAAAGAAAAAAGCACACGCATTGCAAAAAGCCTTCAATTAGGGCTCTATCAAATTCCTAGAGATGCTATTTAACTTATACTATAGCTAAATCAATAAGGATTTTGAATGCTTAAGAATCTTTTAATCTAATTTCAATCCGTTCTTTTCCGCTCCCAATATTCACTCTTTTAAGAATAACATACCCAACCTCACCCGTAGATCGGACATGCGTACCCCCACAAGATACCTTAGAAAAACCCTCAATTTCCCAAAAACGGCGTTGTTTTTCAATATCAGAAATGCCAGTTATAATTGACAAATCTTGCTTAATAATCTCATTATATTGCACTAATAATTCTTCAAAAAGATGAGAAATATTTTTATCATACACAAAATCTATTCTCGCTTTAGCTTCTGCGATATGTGCGCCAATCTTTTTAAGATTCAGTTTTCTTTTTACTAACTCAAGAATAAGCTCAGCAGCAAAATGTAAGCGCATTAATCTATATCGGCGCTCCCAATTAATTTCCATGATAACCTCATCTCCCACAGCCAATCCATGCGCCGCTGAAAGACGATAATAAATCAAGTTACCTACTTTTTCTGAATCGATAATAGGAAGACCATGAATAGTGGCCTCATCACTTTCTTGTCCACCAGAAAATGAAAAAGCTATTGTTTCTTCCAATAAAATACGATCGAAATTAACCTCAGACACTCTCGTTATTAGTGTTTTTTTATAAGGTTCATCCCAAAATATCTTTTGCATATTTTAACTCTTTCTTATTTCCAAAGAGAAAATTTTTGGGTAAGCTCAGTTAGCTTATCCCAGTCGCCAAACAACACAATACCAAAGTAAATGAGATCTTCCTCTTTCACTTGCTTAGTACACTCTATCTGCTCTTGATATGTTCCAACAGTCATCGTATCGGTAAAATCATTAAAATTGATATTATAATTCATAGCTTCATGACGCAATTTTTTAATTTTATTTGAGCTCTCAGAGAGAATAATAAAAGGGATCTCAGAAATATGAGGGTGAACGTTTCCATCGGCATCTTTATAGGATGTTAAGCGTAAAAAATCCTTTCCTATCGCTGAGCCCAAACCAATGCACATATGCGCCAAGGCATTCATCAACTTACCAGGCTCTATCTTTTTATTTAGAACAGCCACCAATTTATTTGGGAATTGATTTTCTACCATATAGCCTCTTCACAGTTTGTGCGTTATAGCGCATAATAGGACTATGCTAACATCGTGCGCTATAACGCACAAGCCCTTCTAGATAAAAGGCATTTTGTGAAAGACATTAATAATCGTATATCTCAGACTCTAAAATCATTACGCAATGAGCGCAATTGGAGCCTAGACAAGGCTGCGGAGAAAACCGGCGTGAGCAAAGCAATGCTTGGACAGATTGAACGTGGAGAATCCAGCCCCACTATTGCCACCCTCTGGAAAATAGCGAGTGGCTTTCAAACTTCTTTCTCTTCTTTTATTGAAGATTGCCCCCCTCATATTCAAGAACCGATTCATCGTGCAGGCGTAGCACAGCATCTTCATCCCTCAGATAAAAAAATCCGAGTGATGCCACTCTTCCCTTTTGATAAGCAATTAAATTTTGAGCTTTTCGTTATTGAATTATTAGCAAGTTGTGAGCATTTATCTCCGCCACACGCAACTGGCGTTATTGAACATGTCATTGTCATTCAGGGAACAATTGAAGTCTTTGTAAACAATGTTTGGCATCCCTTAAACAAAGGGGAAGGTTTCCGATTTAATGCCAACCAAGTTCATGGCTATCGTAATATGGGCAAAAAAACAGCTTGTATTCATGATATTATTCATTATCCAAATAGTTAAGCCATATCATTCATTGCAGAAACAGAATTAGTTCATCCATAATTATTATGCAAGCATTAATTATGGATGAATTTTTCAAGAAATACTGATCAATTTTTAGGAAACTTGTATGCCAATCATTGCAACAGCATAAGGATTTTGGCTAACAACGCCATGGCCTATAATCCCTACACCAAAATGTTTCACTGGTGTCCAAAACAACTGCGCTTCGACAGGGATTCCAACCCCCTCTTCAGTTTCCGAAGAATAACGATAATAATAACGGCCATATTCTCTTTCTTTTATTTCGGTCTTATAGTAAGAAATGCCTACTGCCCCTGACCAATACCAATTTGAATGTCTCTTTTTATAACCTAGTAGAAGACCAACATCGCCATTTGAGGTATGATCATTATCTGTTCGACCTGTGCCAGTACTTTCAAGCGTAACAAATAGATTGTTCGTAATCATGCCATTGAAACTTAACTGAGCTGCAAATCCGAAGTTATCTAATGTATCGCCCTGAGCAAATGTTGTACCTTTACCCATTCCTAAATTCACCCACCAACGGTGAGAAACATCACACGGCTCAGATTCAACCGCATTTGCAAGACAGGATTTAAAAATACTAATTAATAGAATAGATTTGAGCAGCTTCATGTTTTTATTCTTCTCTATAATAATTGCTTGAATAGGGGGTTTAAGATCATACCTAACACAAAAGTGGAGCAACTCTATATTAATCAATGACATGGTTCAAGTGTATCTACGCTGGTTTGAGGAACCATCAAAAGCTTTATGTTAAAGTTTTTTAATGAAATGGCACTGCTAAAGCAAAGAATGGCAATGTTGGAAATTCGGATTTTTAGGAAAATGGATGATAGCAAATCCAGGCAATTTCTCTAATTTTAATGACTTAAGAATTTTACAGCAAAAGTACAAGAAGTTTTTCTCTCTATTGCCTAAGCGCAATTTCAACCACTCCTCTTGGTGCAAACATATCCATAAAGTGCTGGTACATAATTTCTCGATTTTCACCACCAGAGGAAGATAATAACAACTGTTGAACATATTCAGAAATATCTTCAATAATTCGCTCATAACGATAATAAGCTAAAATGTTTTTATCCACTAGGGTGTTACCATAGCCTTGATAAAACAATGCTTCTTCATGAGGCTGATTCCACACATTACCCACACCACCACCGATAAACATCAAATCTCGCTCTTTGGGCGCCATAATAGGTTCATCCCAATCAACGATATAGATTCTGTCATGACCATCTACAAGTACATTCCCACCGTGAATATCTGAATGACACAGACTATATTGAGGATTAGAACTTGGGATTATATTTGCAAGATTTTCTGCGGCTTTGACTAAATGCAAAATAATTTTCTGCTCTTGCCTCATGAAAGCAAATAGTTTTTCAGCAATCTCATCTGTGATTTTTAGTGCATTGAATTGCTCATAAAATGCACACACACTTTGCCGAAATTTAAGAGAATAATTTTCTTTGCGCAACCGCGCTTGCATTCCAGTCGGCACTTTAAGACCATGAATTTGCTGTAAGGCTTTACCAAGTAGAATCCATTGCTGATCAGAAAGCGAATGAGAAAAAGCATCCTGTGCGTCAATAAATGGATATACAACTAGGTGAAAATCCCCTATTGACACCATCACTTGCTGTTGATTAGTTTTAATGGGAGATATGATCTGTCTGATCCCTGCTTGCGCTAATAACTCAATGATAGCAAGATTAATTTCATTGTAGTGACCATGCCTTAATTTTACGAAATAAGACTGAGCACGTGCATCTACCTTAAAAACACAAGCATTGGTATCTGCACCTCTGTGCAAGGCTAAAATCTCTATAATATCAAGATCATAATGCGCTTTTAGACAATTCTCAATCTGCTGTTCATTCAGAAATTCTCTTCCTCTCATATTTTAATATCCCTTACTTTCTCAATTTTTCCCATCAATAAGCAAGTACATCCATGTCTTATGCCATATTAGCCAATCATGGCGGGAGCTAGACGTCGCATTAAAAAAACACAATTTATCCATTTTTTACTTTTTTAAAATTAACCCAACCATTCTTACTGGCGCTTCAGTTCCACCTTTAATTTTCATCGGCAATGCCAAACTATAGCTTCCAACAGGCGGTAAGCTTCCTGCATTAGCTATATTTTCAACAATATATTTATTAGCGCCCAAAACAGCTTTATGTACAGGATAGCCATTTTCTGGGCTATCTGGCGATAATGTATCAATACCGAGACCAACAATATTTCGTTCAGCCAATAAGAAGTCAGCCGCTTCTAATGATATACTTGGAAAAAGCAGGTTATTTCTGTATTTTTCTGGTTGTTTCCAATACTTATCCCATCCAGTCCAAAAGATTACAAAGCTTTTCTTGGCAATCAGTCCATGCTTATCTTCAAAATTTTTAACATCCTGAAGGGATACAACATAACTTTCATGCGATTTTTCGGAAACATTAATCACCACACATGGAGCAAGCAATTCATTTACATCTAAATCAGCAATGCTTTTTCCTTCTGTAAAGCAATGTGCCGGCGCATCAATATGAGTACCTATTCCCTCATGCATTTGAATTTTGTGGGTGCGAAACTGATATGTACTGTTTGGCTCATAATCATGATGAATCTGATGCTTAAAACCACAATCACCATCCCAAGAAGGAATTCCTTCACTTAAAGAATGCGTTAAATCTACTAACTTAAATGGAATTTTATCTAAATTGATTTTTGAATTTAATTCAACATTTTTCATAAATTACTCTTCTTGAGGATCATTAGTTGAATAATTTCATTGTATTGCTCAGATTTTTCGATGCTAAATTGCCTAAACCCTACTTTTTCATAAGCTTTAATTGCTCTTAGGTTTTCAATATTTGGATCTATTACAACAACCTTAAAATTAGGATAGATTATTTGCGTCAGAAAAGAGTGCAAAATTTTTGCGCCACATCCTTTCCCTAAATAACTTTCATCACCAATAAATAAATCAACACCTGCTATCTCAGATGGAGAAAATTGACTAAATAATTCATGGTTATAATCTATGATTCCTTCTGGTAAAAAATCACTCAAAGCATAATATTGAATAAATCCAATTTGATGGTGCTCTGCATGCACGATAAAACTCGGTACAAGATCTTTATTTTTGATCCTAGCGCTATACATTTAATTCAATGTCCTTTTTTGAAAAATCTAATCCTTTAGCATACCATTTTTTAACATGCGGGACTTGAAACCAAGTATGCAAAATTTCCAAATCTTTTATAGTAAGTGCTTCAAATCTAAGTTCAAGTGGTTTGGCAGGCAGATTTGCACATTGTGGAGATTGGGTTACAATCAAATTGCGATCGAGAGAAGTATCAATCTGAGTTTTCCTCGTCCCCCAAACAGAAATTTTCTTATCAAAAATTTCTGTTAACTGTTGAAAATAGGATACATCCCCATTATCTTCCAAAGCCCATGCCCATGCCAGTACCGCCTGCACAAAGCACCAATTCCAGATCCTGTGCTCAGAAATCTCAAGTATTTTAGCAAAGTGATGAATGCGATGTTCTATAATCTTTAGTGCATTATCTAATTCTAGCAATTTTGGCATAGGATTGCGGATGAATGCTGCAACTTCATAAGCTGGTTCACCAATTACACCTTTAGGATCAATTACAACCCAATCATCGCCCTGTTGCAAAATATTATCATGATGCAAATCGCCATGCAGCAAAACAGAAGCGCTAGAGGTCTCAAGTAAAGTATCGCGTAATTTCCTTGCTTTATTTAAATAGTAATCAGGTATGCTAGAATCTTTATTCAGCACCATCAGCCAATCTTTAATATGAGGGAATATCTTTAGAAAAGGAGGTGCTGCTTGATGTAATTTCTTTAAGCACCCACCCATAATATGAATGGCATCATATTCTTTCTCTGGAAAATAAGTTTTCAAAGAAGCCCCTGAAATAGCCCGTTCAAGCAGGAGCATCCCTTCCTTTTCTGCAAGTACAGTTACCGCACCAAACCCTGAAAAAGCTTTTAATGCTGCTGCTTCTCGTTTGAATCCATCATTACCAAGACCCAATTTTAGGATGATAGCTTGTTTGTCTTGAAAGCCTGAGAGCACATGATTGTAAGACAAATTATTAACTGGCTTTAAATCTGACAATCCATATTCTGCTTTAATTTGAGCAATCAAATGAGGCAAATCCACTAAAAATTGCTTACCCTTTTGCCCATACATATTTATGATATTTTTTTCTAGTTCTTTCATATCATTATTTGTTTTTTCTCAAATCTTTAGTTATCCATGAAAAATTTATTTTCTATCAACCGCGATGATTATTTTTTCAGAAAATCACTTATTCCACTCCTTAAAAAACACATCAGCAAATTATTTAACACTAAAGTTCTTGAGTCCTGTTTCTTAATACTCTACAACACAGCTATCAACAACGCTGTGTCTCTGGATATCTAAATGACGAACATTTCATATCAAAATCTTGAGATATCATGAAGCAACCATCCGTTAATGCTGCTATAGGGTTAAATGGTATCTTTAAAAAATTATCTGGTGAAAATTGCAGCACCACTTTGGAAAATTTGTTTGAAATTGAATTCAAAATCAGATCAAGATCACAGAGTTTTGTTGCAATAATATCTTTTATGTACAATGTTTCATCTTTAATCTGATAAATAACCATACAATCCATTGACTCAATATAGTAAGCAGACATATACAGTAAATTGAGCGTTGCGACTGTTGTTTCTTTGATAATGCCAAAACAGTTTGAAATGGGAATACGATCAGAATACAATCTCTGCATCAAACTTAAATCTTCAGGATTATCTAGATCAATTTTCCTTAGAGACTCCTGCATGTATCCTGAAACATATGTCCCCAATAATGCACCTATGAAAGCTAAAATTGCTGTACCAATAGAAACGCCTAATTTCAACTTACTATTCTTCATATATTTTATTAACCATACTCAATGAAGCAAACAATAGCTCAATCTCAATAAAGGAGGCACTTT is part of the Candidatus Berkiella cookevillensis genome and harbors:
- a CDS encoding group III truncated hemoglobin; protein product: MKENIITEKNIRKLVDDFYSKVRADKALGSIFIKAIGNDLNEWEPHLQKLCDFWSSIMLGSKRYHGSPFQKHLMLPAFDKALFERWLMLFEETTQEIYTEEIVNQYKEKSTRIAKSLQLGLYQIPRDAI
- a CDS encoding alanyl-tRNA editing protein — its product is MQKIFWDEPYKKTLITRVSEVNFDRILLEETIAFSFSGGQESDEATIHGLPIIDSEKVGNLIYYRLSAAHGLAVGDEVIMEINWERRYRLMRLHFAAELILELVKRKLNLKKIGAHIAEAKARIDFVYDKNISHLFEELLVQYNEIIKQDLSIITGISDIEKQRRFWEIEGFSKVSCGGTHVRSTGEVGYVILKRVNIGSGKERIEIRLKDS
- a CDS encoding DUF2000 domain-containing protein, giving the protein MVENQFPNKLVAVLNKKIEPGKLMNALAHMCIGLGSAIGKDFLRLTSYKDADGNVHPHISEIPFIILSESSNKIKKLRHEAMNYNINFNDFTDTMTVGTYQEQIECTKQVKEEDLIYFGIVLFGDWDKLTELTQKFSLWK
- a CDS encoding helix-turn-helix domain-containing protein codes for the protein MKDINNRISQTLKSLRNERNWSLDKAAEKTGVSKAMLGQIERGESSPTIATLWKIASGFQTSFSSFIEDCPPHIQEPIHRAGVAQHLHPSDKKIRVMPLFPFDKQLNFELFVIELLASCEHLSPPHATGVIEHVIVIQGTIEVFVNNVWHPLNKGEGFRFNANQVHGYRNMGKKTACIHDIIHYPNS
- a CDS encoding phosphotransferase — translated: MRGREFLNEQQIENCLKAHYDLDIIEILALHRGADTNACVFKVDARAQSYFVKLRHGHYNEINLAIIELLAQAGIRQIISPIKTNQQQVMVSIGDFHLVVYPFIDAQDAFSHSLSDQQWILLGKALQQIHGLKVPTGMQARLRKENYSLKFRQSVCAFYEQFNALKITDEIAEKLFAFMRQEQKIILHLVKAAENLANIIPSSNPQYSLCHSDIHGGNVLVDGHDRIYIVDWDEPIMAPKERDLMFIGGGVGNVWNQPHEEALFYQGYGNTLVDKNILAYYRYERIIEDISEYVQQLLLSSSGGENREIMYQHFMDMFAPRGVVEIALRQ
- a CDS encoding cyclase family protein, whose translation is MKNVELNSKINLDKIPFKLVDLTHSLSEGIPSWDGDCGFKHQIHHDYEPNSTYQFRTHKIQMHEGIGTHIDAPAHCFTEGKSIADLDVNELLAPCVVINVSEKSHESYVVSLQDVKNFEDKHGLIAKKSFVIFWTGWDKYWKQPEKYRNNLLFPSISLEAADFLLAERNIVGLGIDTLSPDSPENGYPVHKAVLGANKYIVENIANAGSLPPVGSYSLALPMKIKGGTEAPVRMVGLILKK
- a CDS encoding GNAT family N-acetyltransferase, yielding MYSARIKNKDLVPSFIVHAEHHQIGFIQYYALSDFLPEGIIDYNHELFSQFSPSEIAGVDLFIGDESYLGKGCGAKILHSFLTQIIYPNFKVVVIDPNIENLRAIKAYEKVGFRQFSIEKSEQYNEIIQLMILKKSNL
- a CDS encoding aminoglycoside phosphotransferase family protein; protein product: MKELEKNIINMYGQKGKQFLVDLPHLIAQIKAEYGLSDLKPVNNLSYNHVLSGFQDKQAIILKLGLGNDGFKREAAALKAFSGFGAVTVLAEKEGMLLLERAISGASLKTYFPEKEYDAIHIMGGCLKKLHQAAPPFLKIFPHIKDWLMVLNKDSSIPDYYLNKARKLRDTLLETSSASVLLHGDLHHDNILQQGDDWVVIDPKGVIGEPAYEVAAFIRNPMPKLLELDNALKIIEHRIHHFAKILEISEHRIWNWCFVQAVLAWAWALEDNGDVSYFQQLTEIFDKKISVWGTRKTQIDTSLDRNLIVTQSPQCANLPAKPLELRFEALTIKDLEILHTWFQVPHVKKWYAKGLDFSKKDIELNV